The following nucleotide sequence is from Streptomyces brevispora.
GGCGCGCGCCGCCAAGCGGATCACTCCGGAAGCCATCGCGCGGCTGGAGGCCAACATCGAGGAGTACGAGCGCGCCGCCGAGGCGGGTGACACCCGCTCGCTGGCCGAGCTGGGCCATCTCTTCCACCGCGAGCTCAACCTGGCCGCCGGCTCGCGGCGGCTCGCCCTGCTGCTGGGCACGGTCGTCAAGCAGCTGCCCAATCAGTTCTACGCCACCATCGAGGGGCAGGTCGACAACGCCCGCTCGGAGCATCCGCTCCTTCTCGACGCGCTGAAGAACGGCGATACGCGCAAGGCACGCTCGGTCTTCGAAAAGCACATCCAGGGCAGTGCCGCACGGCTCATCGAGACGCTGGAGAAGCGCGGCATGTGGGCCGAGGAGCAGCAGGCGAGCTGACACATGAGAAGAGGGGCGGTAGGCGCGAGAGCGCCTACCGCCCCTCTTCTCATACAGGCCGGTTCACGGCGTATCCGGCGTACAGCGCGTGCGTGCCGCCGTCGACTTCGGCGATCAGGCCCGAGACGTAGGAGGCCTCCGGCGAGTTGAGGAACAGGGCGACGGACGCCTGTTCCTCGGCTGTGCCGGCCCGCCGCAGCGGGACCACGGCCTCGCGTGCCTCCCAGTAGCCGCTGTCGGCCGCCCGCAGCCGGGTGTTCATTCCGCTCGCGGTCAGGCCGGGGCACAGGGCGTTGACCCGGATGCCGTGCACGCCCCATTCGACGGCGAGCGCGCGGGTCAGGCCCACCACGGCATGCTTGGAGACGACGTACGGCACGTTCCCCGGCAGGCCGTGGGTACCAGCGACGGACGCCGTGTTGAGGACCGCGCCGTGACCCTGCTCGATCATGACGCGCCCGACCGCGGTGACGACGTGGAAGGCGGCGTCGTTGTTGACGCCCATGACGTGCGACCACGTCTCCTCATCGATCTCCGCGGCGCGACCGGGACGGCTGATGCCCGCGTTGTTGAACAGGGCATCGATGCGCCCGTCTGCGAGGTCTCGGGCGGCGCCGACCAGTTGCTGCGCGGCATGGGGTTCGCGGACGTCCGCGGTCACAGTGACGACTCGGTCCGAGGCCAGTTCCCCGAGTGGTCCGGCGCTCACGTCGTTGGCGACGACCAGGGCGCCCTCGGCGACCAGACCGTCGACGACAGCCCGGCCGATGCCGGAGGCCGCCCCGGTGACCACAGCGACCCTGC
It contains:
- a CDS encoding SDR family NAD(P)-dependent oxidoreductase produces the protein MNTRAPGRYTGRVAVVTGAASGIGRAVVDGLVAEGALVVANDVSAGPLGELASDRVVTVTADVREPHAAQQLVGAARDLADGRIDALFNNAGISRPGRAAEIDEETWSHVMGVNNDAAFHVVTAVGRVMIEQGHGAVLNTASVAGTHGLPGNVPYVVSKHAVVGLTRALAVEWGVHGIRVNALCPGLTASGMNTRLRAADSGYWEAREAVVPLRRAGTAEEQASVALFLNSPEASYVSGLIAEVDGGTHALYAGYAVNRPV
- a CDS encoding GntR family transcriptional regulator, producing MNSSPPATRRTPSDRRKQLPEEVAAYVRELVITGEVKAGDFLRMEPIAEAVGVSNTPVREGLLLLQSEGFVQLVPRRGFIVAPFTPGDVQDLFWAQARLGGELAARAAKRITPEAIARLEANIEEYERAAEAGDTRSLAELGHLFHRELNLAAGSRRLALLLGTVVKQLPNQFYATIEGQVDNARSEHPLLLDALKNGDTRKARSVFEKHIQGSAARLIETLEKRGMWAEEQQAS